From a region of the Methanolinea sp. genome:
- a CDS encoding orotidine 5'-phosphate decarboxylase encodes MKRPVLQVALDVLDLPRAIQIAREAVAGGADWIEAGTPLIKSEGMNAVRSLRSYFPSHEIVADMKIADTGALEVEMAAKAGASVVCVLADADDTVISEAVRAASLYGVRLMADLINTAQPLERAEQLERLGVQIINAHVGIDQQMIGRSSLSLLESLRGAVGMELAVAGGLDAGTAPQAVAQGADIVIVGGAITRSAAVTDSTRSIRGAIDNPPAAPPVRATHNEAVAEILAKVSSPNVSDAMHRKGAMAGITALCGGLRAAGQAVTAQSFPGDWAKPVEAIDHAGPGDILVINNEGSTSVACWGELATLSAIRCGVAGVVIDGAVRDIDDIRNLSFPVFARAVVPNAGEPKGFGEINCEIRCGGQLVRPGDWIIGDESGVVVIPGERAYEIARRALEVKKTEERVREEIRRGSTLSKVSELVKWEKK; translated from the coding sequence ATGAAACGGCCGGTTCTCCAGGTTGCACTCGATGTGCTCGACCTCCCGCGGGCGATCCAGATCGCCCGTGAGGCGGTTGCAGGGGGTGCGGACTGGATTGAGGCAGGGACACCGCTGATCAAGAGCGAGGGGATGAATGCGGTCCGGAGTCTCCGGTCGTACTTTCCCAGTCATGAGATTGTTGCTGACATGAAGATCGCCGATACCGGTGCTCTGGAAGTGGAGATGGCGGCAAAGGCCGGGGCTTCGGTGGTCTGCGTCCTCGCCGATGCCGATGATACGGTGATTTCAGAAGCAGTTCGGGCGGCATCCTTATACGGGGTCCGCCTCATGGCAGATCTGATCAATACTGCACAACCCCTGGAACGGGCGGAACAGCTGGAGCGTCTCGGTGTCCAGATCATCAATGCCCACGTCGGCATCGACCAGCAGATGATTGGCAGGAGCTCACTCTCACTCCTCGAATCGCTCCGGGGAGCGGTGGGAATGGAGCTCGCGGTCGCCGGAGGTCTCGATGCCGGGACTGCGCCTCAGGCCGTGGCACAGGGGGCAGACATTGTCATCGTTGGAGGAGCCATCACGCGATCGGCAGCGGTCACCGACTCCACTCGTTCGATACGTGGGGCTATCGACAATCCCCCCGCTGCACCTCCTGTCCGGGCTACACATAATGAAGCCGTGGCCGAGATCCTCGCAAAGGTCTCCTCTCCGAACGTGTCGGATGCCATGCATAGGAAAGGTGCGATGGCCGGGATCACCGCCTTGTGCGGCGGACTCAGGGCAGCCGGGCAGGCAGTCACCGCCCAATCGTTTCCCGGCGACTGGGCAAAACCCGTTGAGGCGATCGACCATGCCGGACCAGGAGATATCCTGGTCATCAATAACGAGGGAAGCACGAGTGTTGCCTGCTGGGGGGAGCTCGCGACCCTGAGCGCCATCCGCTGTGGGGTTGCAGGCGTGGTCATCGATGGCGCGGTGCGCGATATCGATGATATCAGGAATCTCTCATTTCCGGTTTTTGCCCGGGCCGTAGTGCCGAATGCCGGGGAGCCAAAGGGGTTTGGTGAGATCAATTGCGAAATCCGGTGTGGCGGCCAGCTGGTCCGTCCCGGTGACTGGATTATCGGGGATGAAAGCGGTGTGGTGGTGATCCCCGGCGAACGTGCCTACGAGATAGCCCGCAGGGCGCTTGAAGTGAAAAAGACCGAAGAGCGGGTCCGTGAAGAGATACGGCGGGGGAGCACGCTCTCGAAGGTATCGGAGCTGGTCAAGTGGGAGAAGAAATAA
- a CDS encoding nitroreductase family protein — MNVGTTIIKCRHSVRSFKPAPVEDHIIRDVLECARHAPTAMNKQPWLFGVIREKALLKKIADLTDHGKFIADSVVCFAVFGERDAKYYLEDCCAATENIILALQAYGVGSCWVAGDKKSYAPAARALLNVPEKYTLVSLVPAGYPADITLQKKKDLDTIVFFEAFEQE, encoded by the coding sequence ATGAACGTGGGAACAACCATCATCAAATGCCGCCACAGCGTCAGGTCATTCAAACCGGCCCCGGTTGAAGATCACATCATCCGGGATGTCCTCGAATGTGCACGCCATGCCCCGACGGCGATGAACAAGCAGCCCTGGCTCTTCGGGGTTATCCGTGAAAAAGCCCTCCTGAAGAAGATCGCCGATCTCACCGACCACGGGAAGTTCATCGCCGACTCCGTAGTCTGTTTCGCAGTGTTTGGAGAGCGGGATGCGAAATACTATCTCGAGGACTGCTGTGCGGCGACCGAGAATATCATCCTGGCTCTCCAGGCCTACGGAGTGGGTTCCTGCTGGGTTGCGGGTGATAAAAAATCCTATGCCCCTGCGGCCAGGGCCCTCCTCAATGTTCCGGAGAAGTATACGCTGGTCTCGCTTGTCCCGGCCGGATACCCCGCTGATATCACCCTCCAGAAAAAGAAAGACCTGGATACCATTGTGTTCTTCGAGGCCTTCGAGCAGGAATAA
- a CDS encoding ACT domain-containing protein, giving the protein MEQKKFIIRQISIFSENKPGRLAAIAKALQEEGINILAFSIAEADGFGVVRALVDKPQKAFEKLSGIGFNVAFTDVIAVQMKDIPGGLYEIARILGDGKINIEYSYAYSGRDAAVLILRVDDVGAAISVITKGGGTLLESSMFQ; this is encoded by the coding sequence ATGGAACAGAAGAAGTTCATTATCAGGCAGATATCGATATTTTCAGAGAACAAGCCCGGGAGGCTGGCCGCTATTGCAAAAGCCCTCCAGGAAGAGGGGATCAATATCCTCGCCTTCTCCATCGCCGAAGCGGATGGCTTCGGGGTGGTCCGGGCACTGGTCGACAAACCGCAGAAAGCCTTCGAGAAGCTCTCGGGCATCGGGTTCAATGTTGCTTTTACCGATGTAATTGCCGTGCAGATGAAGGATATCCCCGGGGGCCTTTACGAGATTGCCCGGATTCTCGGTGACGGAAAGATCAACATCGAATACTCATATGCCTATTCGGGAAGGGATGCCGCTGTCCTGATCCTGCGGGTGGACGATGTCGGGGCTGCCATCTCCGTCATCACGAAAGGCGGGGGTACGCTCCTGGAAAGCTCGATGTTCCAGTAA
- a CDS encoding DUF475 domain-containing protein, with translation MELLSIVLTIAGLCLFETVCSIDNAIINAEVLSTMAQWARRWFMAWGLLFAVFMIRGILPWLIIWMSTPSLGPIGALTATFSNDPAVIAAIEASAPILLMGGGTFLLFLFLHWIFLEEKNYGLRGECYIASKGVWFFAIVSILLALLVWFSLRVNPMMAFAAVMGSTAFFIVHGFRQNAEEQERKMMGGTMSDWSKIFYLEVIDATFSIDGILGAFAFTLSVPLIIIGNGLGAIVVRQITISNVDRIKRYLYLKNGAIYSVLFLGCIMVLDSFGFHIPAWLSPMVTFAVVGFFYLKSVKVMPKEEPA, from the coding sequence ATGGAACTCCTCTCCATCGTCCTTACCATTGCCGGTCTCTGCTTGTTTGAGACCGTCTGCAGTATTGACAATGCAATCATCAACGCCGAGGTTCTCTCCACGATGGCCCAGTGGGCGAGACGGTGGTTCATGGCCTGGGGCTTGCTGTTTGCTGTTTTCATGATCCGCGGCATTCTCCCCTGGCTGATCATCTGGATGTCCACACCGTCGCTTGGGCCGATTGGGGCGCTGACCGCCACTTTCTCAAACGATCCTGCAGTCATTGCCGCGATCGAAGCATCGGCGCCGATACTACTGATGGGGGGCGGGACGTTCCTCCTCTTCCTCTTCCTGCACTGGATTTTCCTCGAAGAGAAAAACTATGGCCTCCGGGGCGAGTGCTACATCGCATCAAAAGGGGTATGGTTCTTTGCCATTGTCTCGATCCTCCTGGCGCTGCTGGTCTGGTTTTCACTCCGGGTCAATCCGATGATGGCATTTGCTGCGGTTATGGGATCGACGGCATTCTTCATCGTGCACGGTTTCCGCCAGAATGCCGAGGAACAGGAACGAAAGATGATGGGGGGCACCATGTCGGACTGGAGCAAGATATTCTACCTCGAAGTGATCGATGCCACGTTCTCGATTGACGGGATACTTGGTGCGTTTGCCTTCACCCTCTCGGTCCCCCTCATAATCATCGGTAACGGTCTGGGTGCGATCGTGGTGCGACAGATCACCATCAGCAACGTTGACCGGATCAAGCGGTACCTCTACCTCAAGAACGGGGCCATTTATTCGGTCCTTTTCCTGGGATGCATCATGGTGCTCGACAGCTTCGGGTTCCACATACCGGCCTGGCTCTCCCCAATGGTGACCTTTGCCGTGGTCGGGTTTTTCTACCTGAAATCGGTAAAAGTCATGCCAAAGGAAGAACCAGCATAG
- a CDS encoding class II SORL domain-containing protein, with product MEGKDLGSLIYGFDMAAGEALGKRESHTPKIDAPSKAKPDEAITVKVSVGPHPNTVEHSIRWLAVFFYEEGRAFNPITLAKVSFNAPTTEPEISLKVRLPRTGVIHALEYCNLHGLWSGKKEITIT from the coding sequence ATGGAAGGAAAAGATCTCGGATCCCTTATTTACGGGTTTGATATGGCTGCCGGGGAAGCGCTCGGCAAGCGGGAGAGTCATACCCCCAAAATCGATGCGCCGTCGAAAGCTAAGCCTGATGAGGCAATCACCGTGAAGGTCTCAGTCGGTCCGCACCCAAACACCGTTGAGCACTCCATCCGCTGGCTGGCAGTCTTTTTCTATGAAGAGGGGAGGGCATTTAACCCGATCACCCTGGCCAAGGTCTCGTTCAATGCACCGACTACCGAGCCGGAAATCAGCCTGAAGGTGAGGCTCCCCCGGACCGGAGTCATCCATGCCCTGGAGTACTGCAACCTCCATGGGCTCTGGTCCGGGAAAAAAGAGATCACGATTACCTAA
- a CDS encoding phosphatidylglycerophosphatase A, with the protein MFRIEERLGERGISIDDMVVAAMALYVPHGMDAGSAAGAIREKIRKYLGDPNIASLMLGAILLEEEIFGSTDPEIQGDPVFLLSDEIIGMAIAECIGGTYARFEFTRYDQKKPGVLSELGPFLDDAVAGLIAGCTSRLYSECC; encoded by the coding sequence ATGTTCAGAATCGAAGAGCGCCTCGGGGAGAGGGGGATTTCCATCGATGATATGGTCGTCGCCGCCATGGCCCTCTATGTACCCCATGGGATGGATGCAGGATCGGCTGCGGGAGCCATCCGGGAAAAGATCAGGAAATATCTCGGTGACCCGAATATCGCCTCTCTCATGCTCGGTGCCATCCTCCTTGAGGAAGAGATCTTCGGATCCACCGATCCGGAAATCCAGGGAGACCCGGTCTTCCTGCTCTCCGATGAGATTATCGGCATGGCCATCGCCGAGTGCATCGGGGGGACCTATGCCCGGTTCGAATTCACCAGGTACGACCAGAAGAAGCCGGGAGTCCTCTCGGAACTCGGGCCGTTTCTTGACGATGCTGTCGCGGGGCTCATCGCCGGCTGCACGTCCCGCCTCTATAGCGAATGCTGCTGA
- a CDS encoding TraB/GumN family protein translates to MGELRIIGTAHVSSESIAEVRQAIADFSPDVVAVELDPGRYAALKKHVQEASVSDVLEAKTFAQLLVQWLLAYLQRRIGLDVGVEPGAEMRAAVEEAEARGIRVDLIDRDIRITLQRFWRSLSLIEKIRMFYALAVSVASMDGEEIDIEELKKQDVISAALEEFRKFSPNGARALIDERDAYLAHQIIRLSNKYDRILVVIGAGHQDGVNRYLADHATLPPMSGLTAEIKPRPWGLIFGAIVTFLFILLLVAIGFSGVGIEILFTALVYWVLIHGLLTAAFTLMARGHPLSAATGFAVSWFTALNPLIAAGWFAAIVEAKIRKPAPSDYRKIFEAETFTEMMRIPLFKVVLVAALANVGSTLGTILYFIFIFPILGIDPGVLISEGIGNMIAAIQNLL, encoded by the coding sequence ATGGGTGAACTGCGGATTATCGGTACCGCTCATGTCTCAAGCGAGAGCATTGCAGAAGTCCGCCAGGCCATCGCTGACTTTTCGCCCGATGTGGTTGCAGTTGAGCTCGATCCTGGCAGGTATGCCGCCCTGAAAAAGCATGTCCAGGAAGCATCGGTATCAGATGTGCTTGAGGCAAAGACTTTCGCCCAGCTCCTCGTCCAGTGGCTCCTAGCTTACCTCCAGCGGAGAATTGGGCTCGATGTGGGAGTAGAGCCCGGGGCAGAGATGAGAGCAGCCGTCGAGGAAGCAGAAGCGCGTGGCATCAGGGTTGACCTGATCGACCGGGATATCCGGATTACACTCCAGCGGTTCTGGCGCTCGCTCTCACTTATCGAGAAAATTCGGATGTTCTATGCCCTGGCGGTATCAGTCGCCTCCATGGATGGGGAGGAGATCGACATCGAGGAGTTGAAAAAACAGGATGTTATTTCGGCGGCACTGGAGGAATTCCGGAAGTTCTCTCCCAACGGTGCCCGGGCTCTTATCGATGAACGGGATGCCTATCTCGCCCACCAGATCATCAGGCTTTCGAACAAGTATGATCGCATCCTGGTGGTGATAGGGGCCGGCCACCAGGACGGGGTAAACCGGTATCTCGCGGATCATGCCACCCTCCCTCCCATGTCCGGGCTCACCGCTGAGATCAAACCGCGTCCCTGGGGGCTAATCTTTGGGGCGATAGTCACCTTTCTCTTTATATTACTGCTCGTTGCCATAGGATTTTCAGGGGTTGGGATCGAGATCCTGTTCACCGCGCTCGTGTACTGGGTGCTCATCCACGGTCTGCTGACCGCTGCCTTCACGCTCATGGCCCGGGGCCACCCGCTCTCGGCTGCCACCGGCTTTGCCGTCTCCTGGTTCACGGCATTAAACCCGCTCATCGCCGCAGGGTGGTTCGCAGCTATCGTCGAGGCAAAGATACGAAAGCCGGCGCCGTCCGATTACCGGAAGATCTTTGAGGCAGAGACATTCACCGAGATGATGCGGATCCCGCTTTTCAAGGTCGTTTTAGTCGCCGCACTGGCAAATGTCGGGAGCACACTCGGGACCATCCTCTATTTTATCTTCATCTTCCCTATCCTCGGAATCGATCCCGGGGTGCTCATCAGCGAGGGAATTGGAAACATGATCGCGGCGATCCAGAACCTCCTGTAG
- a CDS encoding 4Fe-4S binding protein, translating to MFKDLGVYKKGGVITERNPEYCAVRTRIPAGMISADQLRGIADIVERYGGEGVQLTVRQTIELPSMPPDRLEGISRDLSMNGTPLGAERDEVKNVIACTGNQRCIFGNIDAVALAREIDRRLFGKEMPVKLRIAISGCPNACTSPMLNEIGVMGKIEPIRVPGMCTGCGTCVEYCQESAITIKKGISVLDSEKCVDCGVCIRSCPYDLLKSSGPYYLITVGGNRGRHPKIGRELVAVRTSSAAADVVEKVVTWVYRNAWSGRLLSDQLDDLQFDTFRSEIQNQIPDEDLFTPGVITESEVNAGSVT from the coding sequence ATGTTCAAGGATCTTGGAGTTTACAAGAAAGGTGGCGTGATCACGGAACGGAACCCGGAATACTGCGCGGTGAGAACCCGCATTCCGGCAGGGATGATTTCTGCAGACCAGTTAAGGGGCATCGCAGATATCGTCGAGCGGTACGGCGGCGAGGGTGTACAGCTGACAGTTCGCCAGACCATCGAGCTCCCCAGCATGCCTCCGGATCGGCTCGAAGGAATCTCGCGCGATCTTTCAATGAATGGTACTCCCCTCGGTGCAGAGAGGGACGAGGTAAAGAACGTCATCGCCTGCACCGGCAATCAGCGCTGCATCTTCGGCAATATCGATGCCGTTGCACTTGCCAGGGAGATCGACAGGAGGCTCTTTGGCAAGGAGATGCCGGTGAAATTACGGATAGCAATCTCCGGATGTCCGAATGCCTGTACAAGCCCAATGCTCAACGAGATCGGGGTCATGGGAAAGATCGAACCAATACGCGTACCGGGAATGTGCACCGGGTGCGGAACCTGCGTTGAATACTGCCAGGAAAGTGCTATTACCATCAAGAAAGGGATATCGGTTCTTGACAGTGAAAAATGCGTGGATTGCGGGGTCTGCATCCGTTCCTGTCCGTATGATCTCCTCAAATCATCGGGTCCCTACTATCTCATCACCGTGGGAGGAAACCGGGGAAGGCATCCGAAGATTGGACGCGAGCTGGTGGCGGTACGGACTAGCAGCGCCGCAGCCGATGTAGTTGAAAAGGTTGTCACCTGGGTTTACCGGAACGCGTGGAGCGGGAGACTCCTCTCGGATCAACTGGATGACCTGCAATTCGATACCTTCAGATCAGAAATCCAGAACCAGATACCAGATGAGGATCTGTTTACGCCCGGGGTTATCACCGAGAGTGAGGTTAACGCCGGTAGCGTGACCTGA
- the cobS gene encoding adenosylcobinamide-GDP ribazoletransferase produces the protein MLLSPIRALLQFTTVLPLGEQADIDSFARWSWLYPVAGYVTGGFAGICAFWIAEPLLAAAAAVAAIILVTGAHHLDGLLDLGDGLMVHGDRESRQKAMADRQIGAGGMAMGGAITLVSFAAMASSPILWPALVAAEVTAKFSMAFLTAYGPPFHEGIHSALHRASRPYFPVLSFLLCAPLVLLPLSPLKLAGAATVMVVVPAGLLSISCRLFGGVNGDVVGASGEITRAIVLATLVIIPGSTVF, from the coding sequence ATGCTGCTGAGTCCGATCCGTGCCCTGCTCCAGTTCACCACGGTGCTCCCGCTGGGGGAACAGGCAGATATCGACTCGTTTGCGCGCTGGTCATGGCTCTATCCGGTTGCCGGTTACGTGACCGGTGGGTTTGCCGGGATCTGTGCATTTTGGATCGCTGAACCCCTCCTTGCAGCAGCAGCTGCGGTCGCTGCTATCATCCTCGTTACCGGAGCGCACCACCTTGACGGTCTGCTCGATCTGGGCGACGGGCTCATGGTCCACGGAGACCGCGAGAGTCGACAGAAAGCCATGGCCGACCGGCAAATCGGCGCAGGAGGAATGGCCATGGGAGGAGCCATAACCCTTGTCTCCTTTGCCGCAATGGCGTCTTCGCCGATCCTCTGGCCGGCACTGGTTGCCGCTGAGGTAACCGCCAAGTTCTCAATGGCGTTTCTCACCGCTTACGGACCTCCCTTCCACGAGGGGATACATTCCGCTCTCCACCGGGCATCGCGACCTTATTTTCCGGTCCTTTCCTTCCTTCTGTGTGCTCCGCTGGTTCTCCTTCCGCTATCGCCGCTCAAACTTGCCGGTGCTGCAACGGTCATGGTCGTCGTTCCTGCCGGCCTGCTCTCGATCTCCTGCCGCCTTTTTGGCGGAGTGAACGGGGATGTGGTCGGCGCATCTGGAGAAATCACCCGGGCCATCGTTCTTGCCACCCTGGTCATCATTCCTGGGAGCACAGTTTTTTAG
- a CDS encoding DUF3821 domain-containing protein: MYPSFLPALVCCLAVVIATATASMGTISPSGAVFIGEDGIDISGTGVTAGSTIVWYGMGGTIGSAPSATVFVTDPSAFYVSPGLFQGKTGSWFTEQGITPVFYVQEPQISLRIFDETADFEITPSTVWVPRGDAIGFQVDTTVSILAARPGSPGSPVTIRIRGPDGIEYSAVDGFPLENILIDSPNYRTGPVWFTGDYGNGNYTVWVESTGNNMNDNYPSQGKTISAPVTFLLQRTNPLIAATTAAATVTTTFPATTSSTVPQTALPTPAPTTLMPTTPGTVRSTATPASLPGFGHGAAILALAAGLIAVRIRK; the protein is encoded by the coding sequence ATGTACCCGTCTTTTTTACCCGCACTGGTCTGCTGCCTGGCTGTTGTTATTGCAACGGCAACCGCGTCAATGGGAACGATTTCTCCGTCGGGTGCTGTTTTTATCGGTGAAGACGGTATCGATATTTCCGGTACCGGTGTCACTGCCGGGTCAACCATTGTCTGGTATGGTATGGGTGGAACCATCGGCTCGGCGCCTTCAGCAACGGTGTTTGTTACCGATCCCTCCGCTTTCTACGTATCGCCGGGGCTCTTCCAGGGCAAGACCGGTTCCTGGTTCACCGAGCAGGGCATTACTCCAGTATTCTATGTCCAGGAACCGCAGATCTCGCTCCGGATCTTTGACGAGACCGCCGATTTCGAGATCACCCCTTCCACGGTCTGGGTGCCCAGGGGTGATGCGATCGGGTTCCAGGTCGATACGACGGTCTCTATCCTGGCTGCCCGCCCCGGCTCTCCTGGTTCACCGGTGACAATCAGGATTCGCGGGCCCGATGGCATCGAGTATTCCGCTGTTGACGGTTTTCCGCTCGAAAATATACTGATCGATTCGCCAAACTACCGGACCGGACCGGTATGGTTTACCGGCGACTACGGGAACGGGAACTACACGGTATGGGTCGAGAGCACCGGAAACAACATGAACGATAACTATCCAAGCCAAGGAAAGACCATCTCCGCCCCGGTGACCTTCCTTTTGCAGCGTACAAACCCGCTCATAGCTGCAACGACTGCTGCTGCCACAGTCACCACCACTTTCCCCGCCACAACATCATCCACGGTCCCGCAGACGGCCCTCCCAACACCTGCTCCCACGACCCTTATGCCAACCACTCCTGGTACTGTCCGCTCCACCGCGACGCCAGCCTCTTTGCCAGGTTTTGGTCACGGTGCAGCCATTCTCGCCCTTGCGGCAGGATTGATTGCGGTGCGGATCCGGAAATGA
- a CDS encoding YkgJ family cysteine cluster protein — MIKRSTLARMVRDIGFSCTRCGVCCKGTDNLVMVSPQEVCRLAEETGLESGDIATPYPEFVETRGGGSITFEWAVRKHGEACRFYSGGLCTAYAARPWICRTFPFMLDNEHLIVSHCPGIGGKISRKEAWDLAGLLLERRRAELTEEERVRQVLSVCRIPPGCQVLVDGTGLKVL; from the coding sequence ATGATAAAAAGAAGCACCCTTGCCCGCATGGTTCGGGATATCGGTTTTTCATGCACCCGGTGCGGCGTATGCTGCAAGGGGACGGACAACCTGGTCATGGTGTCGCCCCAAGAGGTCTGCCGGCTGGCAGAGGAAACCGGACTCGAGTCCGGTGATATCGCCACCCCCTACCCCGAGTTTGTCGAGACCAGGGGCGGAGGAAGCATCACGTTCGAATGGGCGGTCCGGAAACATGGGGAGGCATGCAGGTTTTATTCCGGTGGGCTCTGCACCGCTTATGCGGCACGGCCCTGGATATGCCGGACGTTCCCGTTCATGCTTGACAACGAGCACCTAATCGTATCGCACTGTCCTGGTATCGGCGGCAAAATATCGCGGAAGGAAGCATGGGATCTTGCCGGACTGCTCCTTGAACGGAGAAGGGCTGAGCTTACTGAAGAGGAGCGGGTCCGCCAGGTCCTTTCAGTGTGCAGAATTCCACCCGGGTGCCAGGTTCTCGTTGACGGCACGGGATTGAAGGTGCTCTGA
- a CDS encoding TIGR00303 family protein: MPFVSTNPDMFPRRPIFCSILSNTLLSMVPGISGAGPTPEKTLLTPILDAELIAEGSISSMPVKPNTPTGCPTPASITRAVMELTGLSPLFINAGLVHRPTVPCLDVYGTPGDDPRFGDAVPDAELLFGRGELLGAFLGQVSDLLVLGECVPGGTTTSLCVLRALGYPARVSSSYIENPVSMKEEIWRIVAGRISESGLSSPLDTVRIGGDPMIAVAAGIAARYPGNLFLAGGTQMLSVAALVRAIGRPAPRIATTCYVRDDASANFAEMAGRIGSEVFYIDPGFGELGHSGLARYCIGEVKEGMGAGGAMLLAFLQGYSPAAIRGKILEFAHAYS; this comes from the coding sequence ATGCCCTTTGTCTCAACGAATCCGGATATGTTCCCCCGGAGGCCCATTTTCTGCAGCATACTCTCCAACACCCTCCTCTCCATGGTTCCCGGGATCTCCGGGGCAGGGCCGACTCCGGAAAAAACCCTGTTGACCCCAATCCTTGATGCGGAACTGATTGCCGAAGGATCGATATCCAGCATGCCGGTCAAGCCAAATACCCCGACCGGGTGTCCGACGCCGGCATCCATCACCCGGGCCGTCATGGAACTGACCGGACTCTCCCCTCTCTTCATCAATGCCGGGCTCGTGCATCGCCCGACAGTACCCTGTCTCGATGTGTATGGAACCCCGGGCGATGATCCCCGGTTCGGCGATGCTGTGCCCGATGCAGAACTTCTTTTCGGCCGCGGAGAATTGCTCGGCGCCTTCCTCGGGCAGGTCTCTGATCTCCTTGTCCTCGGCGAGTGCGTTCCCGGGGGTACCACCACTTCGCTCTGCGTGCTCCGCGCTCTCGGTTACCCGGCCCGCGTGAGCAGCAGCTATATCGAGAATCCGGTATCCATGAAGGAGGAGATATGGAGAATCGTTGCCGGGAGGATTTCCGAATCTGGGCTCTCATCACCGCTGGACACGGTGAGAATCGGGGGTGATCCGATGATCGCGGTGGCTGCGGGAATCGCCGCCCGTTACCCTGGTAACCTGTTCCTTGCTGGCGGAACCCAGATGCTCTCGGTCGCCGCATTGGTGCGGGCAATAGGTAGACCAGCACCCCGCATCGCTACCACCTGCTACGTGAGGGACGACGCTTCTGCGAACTTTGCCGAGATGGCAGGTCGTATCGGATCAGAAGTGTTCTACATAGACCCCGGGTTCGGGGAACTCGGACATTCCGGTCTTGCCCGGTACTGTATCGGGGAGGTCAAGGAAGGAATGGGTGCTGGAGGGGCCATGCTGCTGGCCTTCCTGCAGGGATACAGCCCTGCCGCAATCCGCGGGAAAATCCTCGAATTCGCCCATGCCTACTCCTGA